Genomic DNA from Chiroxiphia lanceolata isolate bChiLan1 chromosome 30, bChiLan1.pri, whole genome shotgun sequence:
AAAAGTTGATTTTGGGGGCTTGTACAGTGCAGGAGTGCAGCCCAGAGTTGGGGTTAGGCGACCACGGGAGCTGCTCAGGAATAAATCAAGGGcctggtttcatttttttgctcaggaaaagcattttcagctCCTTTTGTAGTAACAGCAATCCTGGGTGTGCTCAGCACCATGGAAACACTTGGATTTTAGCCCAGCATGAACATATTCAATATAATAAATCACATGAAGTTGGAAATGTGAGATTCTTCCTCCAAGGTGACATCCCTGTCAGAGCTTTAACCCGAACCCCTCAGGATTCAGCTTTTGCTGCACCTGAGAGTGAATCCTTCCAGGAGGGTTTTCCTGGGAAACAGAAACGTTTTGCAACTCATCCAGTGTGGAGGCAATTGGTATTTTGATGCCAAATTTGGATTTAAGAGAGGAGAGAATATCAGCAGGTCTCCTGGGGTTTGTTTCCAGGCTGGTTTTATGCTGGTTTTATATAAAGTTCTGAATGTCCCTTAATACTGTGATTTATGATACAAAAGTAGCCCGAAGTGGAAATTCAGCTGTGTGAGTGTTAATGATCCCTTCATCTTCTCCTGTACTTCAGATTAATAGAGGTAGTGAAGAGATTTGGTGAGGAAACTGGTTATTTGCTTAGAGTcaacttgaattattttttggtttgtgaaCATGTGAACGATATCAGTTGAATTAAAGTGCAAGGATTTATCTGAGTTCAGTGTCAAAACTACAAACCCTCCAGGAAGTTTGCATCTTTTTAATCTTAATACGTGACACATAATGTGACACATTTGATTTCCCCCAaccaaagggaagaaaaacctgTTTCCTATGTAAGTACTGTCTCAAAACTGTTGCATCTTTAAAGGTACTTTTGTGACTTaattagaattaaaagaagcttctggcagctctcCCCCAGCTGCACCTCCTGAGCCCCCTGGCACGGAGGTTTCACTGCTGGGTTTGGCTCTGTTGTAGATGTCTCTGTGAGGTTCTGCTCCTGTTTCACTGCTGGGTTTGACTCTGTTGTAGATGTCTCTGTGAGGTTCTGCTCCTGTTTCACTGCTGGGTTTGGCTCTGTTGTAGATGTCTCTCCGAGGTTCTGCTCCCCTGACGGTCGTTCAGCTTCCAGGAGAGCAAGTCCAGGTGCAGGGAGTGATCCAGACAGCCCAGTCCTCCTCGGTGATCCACTCCCCTCAGGTGCAGACCGTGCAGGTAACTCCAGCAGGGCTCTCCAACCCCAAACCTCAGCACTTCTGTGGGTGAGAAGATGTGCAAAGGCTTGTCTGACCCTCAGGGCAGCCTTTGTGCCCCGTGAGAGGCAGAGAGGGATCCAGGGACAATCCTGTGGAGCACAACATCCCTCCTTTGGGCTGGAAATGACTTGTGGTGCTGGACTCACCTTTGGAgttcaaaataaacatttaaccTTTGTTAACAAAGGCCTCCCTTTGTTAACAAACCCAGCCCACGGCTCTGGAGTTGTGCCTTGGCAGACAGGGAACTGGTCCCCAAAGGAGGGGAGTaacagaataattaaaaattggaTTCAGATGAGTCTTTGGGAAAGGTGGGCCTGAGCgaagggctgagctgctgctcgCTCGCCTCGTGAGCTCTGTGACTCCCTCTCAGAGGTGCCCAAGTCTCTGCTTGTGCCTCTTACTCACTTGCCACGTGATTGTTGTGAGTCACTTCCGAGAGAGGTGCCCGGGGAGTTCCAGGgaggctgttcctgctccattcagtccctgctgcagagccctcaGGGCACTGGAGTTGCACTGGGAAGCCACTGCCCTGGCAGCGGGGGCGAGGGAGGAGCTGCCCTAAAACACAGGAATTTGTCCCTGATCCTTGTCCCACACTCCTCACACCACGCTGAACTGATAAACCATGGGAAGCAAAGCTGGCAGGGATTGtcagctgccactgctggaaatcagagcagggagaggagaacaCGTGTGGCTCCTGGAAGCAGTGGAGCCTCTGCCTCAGTCGGTTTTTGGTGCTCGTGTCTCTCTTAATcccattccttttccttccccctcctgcagGGTCCCACTGACTGgattctttcctctttttttccccccatgttATTTATGAACATTGTGGCCTTGTTGGGGGGAAAACCAAGTACAACATGAGCAggttttttttgcctgctgATCGTGGGCTGCTCTGTCTGTCTCTGCAGCTCAGTGGGAAAGGCTtttcccagagctctgtgcaTTCCTCTGGactctgctgctggcacacagaTAagaacagataaatattttcctcactAATAAGGAGCATCAGAGACAAAATAACACTTCAAGCACACAGTAGAATAAAGAAAGTTGTAGACAGTACTTGGCACATTTACTCCCTGATACGCTGCCGCCTCAAACATTATTTTCCTTGGACTCGTGTTCTCAACACCAAactccactgctgctctgcctaCATAAACATCTGTGTTTGTCTCTGTGCATCACTGGTGttcctgttccctctcccaCCAGGTCTCTTCCTTGTCTGAGAGTGAGGATTCCCAGGACTCCTCAGACAGCATTGGCTCCTCGCAGAAGGCTCGAGGCATCTTGGCTCGTCGCCCCTCGTACCGGTACTGATGagctgggacacacctggggtTTCTCTTTGAAACCAAGAGAGGGGCTCCTTTCAGTGCTTTCACACACACTGTCCACCCCCAAGTTGTCTCCTTCACCTTGGAACACGCAGAGGGTCTGTTCATGCACTGAACACCCTGAGCTGACAGAGGAAACTTTGGCTCCTCTGACTGGAGCTGGGCCTCAGCACGATGTCGTGCAGGGGAAAATGTGCATCAGCTGGGATTTTACTCACTTGTATCATTTTGCTGAAAGTGGGGAGTGTAGCCAAATgtcaaactctttttttttttttccacagaaaaattttgaaagatCTTTCCTCTGAAGACACACGGGACAGAAAAGGAGATGAGGAAAGTCCCGGGGTCTCCACTGTCACCTCCATGTCCGTTCCCACACCCATCTACCAGACAAGCACTGGACAGTACAGTATGTTACCCAAAATACCTACACAGTTTTGATTCAACTGGCCTCAAAATATACAGGTTTTGTTATATATTTGATTAAGATGAAACTCAAAAGTTGGTTATTATCTAGCAGTCAGTGGAGTTAGTACATAGAAATAACTGGTATCTAAGACCTCAGATAAACTCAGTGCTTTGTAATCTTAATTTTTGCACATTCAGACATTTAAGGCTGTTGGTGTGAAGCACACAGCAGTGTTCTGTGCTGGATTTAACCCAAAATGTCAGCTCAGTGAAGACACcaatatatctatatatctgtatatatatatatatctcataGGCCACACCAAAAGGTTCCTGTGGTATGAGGGAGGCAGCAAAAAATTAGGATTTGTCCCTTTGATGTCATCACCTGGTATTCACTGTGCTCcacacctgctccagcacgtGGAgctcctcctctccatcctctgAGCTGAGGGTTTGTGCTTCAGGGGTCGTTTTCCTTCACTGGGGGCTCCAAGAgacctggagagggacttttggCGAGGAGCGATGGGACAAGGGGTCCTGGCTTCCACCTGGAAGAGGGCaaggttagatgggatactgggaagcatttcctccctgtgagggtgctgaggcagTGGAATGCTCttcctggaggtgtccaaggccaggttggacggggcttggagccacctggtcCAGCAGAAGGTTTCCCTGGGAGTGGAACGagacgatctttaaggtcctttccaccCCGCCcgttccatgattccatgatttacCTGTGTTTCCCACTGCTCAGCTCCCAACCCTGTGTTTCCcactgctcagctcccagccctgtttcacactgctcagctcccagccctgtttcACACTGCTCAGCTCCCAACCCTGctgtcctgtcccttccccGCAGTTGCCATCGCGGCCAACGGGCTGCAGCTGGCGGGGCCGGGCTCGGACggggtgcaggggctgcag
This window encodes:
- the ATF1 gene encoding cyclic AMP-dependent transcription factor ATF-1 isoform X2; amino-acid sequence: MSLRGSAPLTVVQLPGEQVQVQGVIQTAQSSSVIHSPQVQTVQVSSLSESEDSQDSSDSIGSSQKARGILARRPSYRKILKDLSSEDTRDRKGDEESPGVSTVTSMSVPTPIYQTSTGQYIAIAANGLQLAGPGSDGVQGLQALTMANAGGSQPAPTILQYAQTSDGQQILVPSNQVVVQTASGDMQTYQIRTTPTTSSLPQTVVMTSPVTLTSQSSKTDDPQLKREIRLMKNREAARECRRKKKEYVKCLENRVAVLENQNKTLIEELKTLKDLYCHKSV